A single region of the Chryseobacterium sp. 6424 genome encodes:
- the ribH gene encoding 6,7-dimethyl-8-ribityllumazine synthase codes for MATVNLSDYQPLQIDDAGSFRIGIVVSEWNSFVTHNLRDGALATLEAEGVSTDNITVFNVPGAFELSYASMQLCKERKFDAVIAIGCVIRGETPHFDYVCSAVAEGIKDCNILTDTPTIFCVLTDDTEEQSIARSGGKHGNKGVEAAATALQMIDFIRKRSAKKGNIGFGH; via the coding sequence ATGGCTACCGTAAATCTTTCCGATTACCAACCATTACAGATTGATGATGCCGGTTCTTTCAGAATTGGCATCGTTGTTTCGGAATGGAACAGTTTTGTAACCCACAACCTCCGCGATGGTGCCTTAGCCACTCTAGAAGCCGAAGGTGTATCCACAGATAACATCACCGTATTTAATGTACCGGGCGCTTTTGAACTCAGTTATGCCTCCATGCAGCTTTGCAAGGAACGGAAGTTCGATGCGGTAATCGCCATCGGCTGCGTCATTCGTGGCGAGACCCCGCATTTCGATTATGTATGTTCCGCGGTAGCGGAAGGCATCAAAGACTGTAATATCCTTACAGATACGCCTACGATATTCTGCGTGCTGACGGATGATACCGAAGAACAGTCCATAGCCCGCAGTGGGGGTAAACATGGTAATAAAGGCGTGGAGGCAGCAGCTACCGCACTACAGATGATTGATTTTATAAGAAAGCGCTCCGCAAAGAAAGGGAACATTGGCTTCGGCCATTAA
- a CDS encoding quinol:cytochrome C oxidoreductase, translated as MYSFSPKLRLYSIILIVLGLVLFGAGYLMNHNIDDARIEHMMEIAHAGGDHTPTHSSELVGPQDHQAHLDHAKMQVHNQPLAAIHTVAVFLFALSCCALFFYSIQNAAHAGWSIIVLRVMEAIASFIPWAGGLLLIIMLLNITHMGHLFHWMDPATTTQGDPHFDSIIFEKSSFLNIPGYVIRNIIYVVGASFFAWKLKSLSRKVDDTKDRKVYATYYSWSVGYIAFFGFASAAWAWDWLMSIDTHWYSTMYIWYAMVSCLASAIAAITLISVYLKKKGVLPQFNDNHLHDLGVYLFATSMLWTYTWFCQFMLYWYANVPEEVNYFFGRFKYYSATFLPMLILNFLIPLLVLVSSSIKRNYTVVTTVAVIVLIGHWLDYFNMVMPGTVGPYWQTVEVLLLNLGSVLFGLGLFVFVVLTALSKLKLIPEGNPFVKESKIYEYPF; from the coding sequence ATGTATAGTTTTTCACCTAAGTTAAGATTATATTCCATCATATTAATCGTTTTGGGATTGGTGCTTTTCGGAGCAGGTTATTTGATGAATCATAATATTGATGATGCTAGAATTGAGCACATGATGGAAATCGCACATGCTGGCGGCGATCACACCCCGACACACTCCAGCGAGTTGGTGGGACCACAGGATCATCAGGCACATCTAGATCACGCGAAGATGCAGGTACACAACCAGCCTTTGGCAGCTATTCACACGGTAGCGGTATTCCTTTTCGCGCTAAGTTGCTGTGCGCTATTCTTCTATAGTATTCAGAATGCTGCACACGCGGGTTGGTCTATCATTGTCCTCAGAGTAATGGAAGCTATAGCATCTTTCATTCCTTGGGCTGGGGGGCTTCTGCTCATCATCATGTTGCTGAACATTACCCATATGGGACACCTTTTCCACTGGATGGATCCGGCTACCACTACCCAGGGCGACCCACATTTCGACTCCATCATCTTTGAAAAAAGCAGTTTCCTAAATATCCCTGGATATGTGATCCGTAACATCATTTATGTAGTTGGTGCCTCTTTCTTTGCCTGGAAACTGAAATCACTTTCACGTAAAGTGGATGATACAAAAGACAGGAAAGTGTATGCAACATATTATAGCTGGAGTGTAGGTTATATCGCATTCTTCGGATTTGCTTCCGCTGCCTGGGCTTGGGACTGGTTAATGTCGATTGATACGCACTGGTATTCCACCATGTACATCTGGTATGCGATGGTAAGCTGTCTGGCTTCCGCTATTGCTGCGATTACCCTCATCAGTGTTTATTTGAAGAAGAAAGGTGTATTACCCCAATTCAATGATAATCACCTGCATGACCTTGGGGTGTATCTGTTTGCTACCAGCATGCTTTGGACGTACACTTGGTTCTGCCAGTTTATGCTGTATTGGTATGCCAACGTACCGGAAGAGGTGAATTATTTCTTTGGAAGATTCAAATATTACTCAGCAACCTTCCTTCCAATGCTGATCCTTAACTTCCTTATCCCATTATTGGTATTAGTAAGCTCAAGCATTAAGAGAAATTACACCGTAGTTACCACAGTAGCGGTTATCGTACTTATCGGCCACTGGTTAGATTATTTCAACATGGTAATGCCAGGGACTGTAGGACCTTATTGGCAAACGGTAGAAGTATTGTTACTTAATTTAGGTTCAGTGCTGTTTGGGTTAGGTTTGTTCGTATTTGTCGTACTTACAGCACTTTCAAAACTGAAATTGATCCCAGAAGGAAACCCATTCGTGAAGGAATCAAAAATTTACGAATATCCATTCTAA
- a CDS encoding tetratricopeptide repeat protein, translated as MAKNINNPNNKELEGKETVEVFKDLDRGALDTERFIERHAKTLVTVFVALIAAVLGYFAYEQFYVGPRNEEATLSYLSAQKNLSEGKEDLALGGKTAANPGYLGTYKDFSDTKAGKLSAYNAGLLKFKAGKYQEAYDLLDKFSSKNKVLMALKYGAMADAQLNLNKNDEALSLLDKATSASDDPYTSYYFTRKAGIVALALKKKEDAKKYFSSIDEKYQDYDNGMSDAYIEMVKYY; from the coding sequence ATGGCAAAAAATATCAACAATCCAAACAATAAAGAACTTGAGGGTAAAGAAACCGTGGAAGTTTTCAAAGATCTGGACCGCGGCGCACTGGATACCGAAAGGTTCATCGAGAGGCATGCAAAAACATTAGTCACCGTTTTTGTAGCGCTGATTGCGGCGGTTTTGGGATATTTTGCGTATGAACAGTTTTATGTAGGTCCACGAAATGAGGAAGCTACGCTGAGCTACCTGTCTGCACAGAAAAACCTCTCCGAAGGGAAGGAAGACCTGGCTTTAGGTGGTAAGACTGCCGCAAATCCTGGTTACCTTGGGACTTACAAAGATTTCTCTGATACCAAAGCCGGTAAATTATCTGCGTATAATGCAGGCCTTCTGAAATTCAAAGCCGGTAAATATCAGGAGGCGTATGATCTTTTAGATAAATTTTCGTCTAAAAATAAAGTGCTCATGGCATTGAAGTATGGCGCGATGGCTGATGCACAGCTTAATCTTAATAAGAACGACGAGGCGCTGTCTTTGTTAGACAAGGCCACTTCCGCCTCTGATGATCCTTATACATCTTATTACTTTACAAGAAAAGCAGGCATTGTAGCACTGGCGTTGAAGAAGAAAGAAGACGCTAAAAAATACTTCTCATCCATCGATGAAAAATATCAGGATTACGACAATGGGATGTCTGATGCCTATATCGAAATGGTGAAATACTACTAA
- the nrfD gene encoding NrfD/PsrC family molybdoenzyme membrane anchor subunit, with product MSGHYEAPIREPLIIGHKTYHDITEDIARPIEERAGKLWWISFWIALVLFIYGFGCIAYTIGTGIGSWGLNRTNNWGWDITNFVWWVGIGHAGTLISAVLLLFRQRWRMSVNRSAEAMTIFAVVQAAIFPVIHMGRVWVGYWVFPLPNQFGSLWTNFNSPLLWDVFAISTYFSVSTVFWFMGLIPDFAMIRDRAKTPWTKRIYTFLAFGWGGKAKHWQRFEELSLVLAGLATPLVFSVHTTVSFDFATSVIKGWHSTIYPPYFVAGAIFSGFAMVQTLLLVARKVAHLEDYITMYHIEIMNIVIVVTGGMVTVAYACEYFIAWYSGSRYEDFVYLSPGAATGPYWWAFWALIICNLVVPAAFWFKRVRTNIFATFIIALIINIGMWFERFDIIVINISRDYLPSSWTMFKPTIIDVGVYLGTIGFFGVLFLLYARTFPVIAQAELKSILKISGETYKAKEEDEHH from the coding sequence ATGTCAGGACATTACGAAGCTCCGATAAGGGAACCTTTAATTATTGGTCATAAGACTTATCACGATATTACAGAAGATATCGCCAGACCTATCGAAGAAAGAGCCGGAAAACTCTGGTGGATCTCATTTTGGATCGCCTTGGTGCTCTTCATCTACGGATTTGGTTGCATCGCTTACACCATCGGTACCGGTATCGGTTCTTGGGGACTTAACAGAACCAATAACTGGGGTTGGGATATTACCAACTTCGTATGGTGGGTAGGTATTGGCCACGCCGGAACCCTTATCTCCGCAGTACTTTTATTATTTAGACAACGCTGGAGAATGTCTGTAAACCGTTCCGCGGAAGCAATGACGATCTTTGCGGTAGTGCAGGCAGCCATCTTCCCGGTAATTCACATGGGTAGAGTTTGGGTAGGTTACTGGGTATTCCCTTTGCCAAACCAGTTCGGCTCACTTTGGACGAACTTTAACTCGCCGCTACTTTGGGATGTATTCGCGATTTCTACCTATTTCTCGGTATCAACAGTATTCTGGTTCATGGGACTTATCCCCGATTTCGCGATGATCCGTGACCGTGCAAAAACACCTTGGACTAAAAGAATCTACACCTTCCTGGCATTCGGTTGGGGTGGTAAGGCCAAGCACTGGCAAAGATTCGAGGAACTGTCACTGGTACTGGCTGGTTTAGCGACGCCGCTGGTATTCTCGGTACACACCACAGTATCCTTTGACTTTGCTACTTCAGTAATTAAAGGTTGGCACTCCACCATTTATCCACCATATTTCGTTGCAGGTGCGATCTTCTCAGGATTCGCGATGGTACAGACGCTTTTGCTTGTTGCAAGAAAAGTAGCGCATCTGGAAGATTACATCACCATGTACCACATCGAAATCATGAATATCGTAATCGTGGTAACTGGCGGTATGGTAACTGTGGCTTATGCCTGTGAATATTTTATCGCTTGGTATTCGGGTTCACGGTACGAGGATTTCGTATATCTTTCGCCGGGCGCGGCAACCGGTCCTTACTGGTGGGCATTCTGGGCGCTGATTATCTGTAACCTTGTAGTTCCTGCAGCCTTCTGGTTTAAAAGAGTACGGACAAATATCTTCGCCACGTTTATCATTGCACTGATTATTAATATCGGGATGTGGTTCGAGCGATTTGATATTATCGTAATCAACATTTCAAGAGATTATTTGCCGTCTTCATGGACAATGTTTAAACCAACCATTATAGATGTTGGGGTATATTTAGGAACAATTGGCTTCTTTGGAGTACTGTTTTTATTATACGCAAGAACTTTCCCTGTAATCGCACAGGCAGAATTGAAGTCTATTTTGAAAATATCCGGTGAAACTTATAAAGCAAAAGAAGAAGATGAGCACCACTAA
- a CDS encoding c-type cytochrome: MLKMKPNILKFTAILGFAVLSISSCSKENPPLVYFPDMYYPVAYDPLMKAKDAYSDHENEIPAFVKNGGATGLRPVDGTVAQNSDGITDAASNSGISIDDYNAGYEAAKLENTSPLNPANQKKDIERGKVLYNQACAACHGTGGDGQGSIVASGAYSGVPNYKDRELTVASVKYVIKHGRNAMGSYAGQLKPGDQWRVAMYVMNEFKGGLATASSTTMGTTTSVPGAAAALTDSPAPGAGTPTVSTQVNTGNVSTSPKN; this comes from the coding sequence ATGCTTAAGATGAAACCGAATATATTAAAATTTACAGCAATCTTAGGATTTGCAGTGCTTTCAATAAGTTCCTGCAGTAAAGAAAATCCGCCTTTGGTATATTTTCCCGATATGTATTATCCGGTAGCTTATGATCCTTTGATGAAAGCTAAAGATGCTTATTCAGACCATGAAAATGAAATCCCTGCGTTTGTAAAGAACGGGGGAGCCACAGGTCTTCGCCCAGTTGATGGTACTGTCGCACAGAATTCTGATGGTATCACAGATGCGGCATCAAATTCAGGGATATCGATTGATGATTATAATGCGGGTTATGAGGCGGCGAAACTCGAGAACACTTCACCACTCAATCCTGCAAATCAGAAGAAGGATATCGAACGTGGAAAAGTGCTCTATAACCAAGCGTGTGCTGCCTGCCACGGTACCGGTGGGGATGGGCAAGGTTCTATAGTCGCAAGCGGTGCCTACAGCGGAGTGCCGAATTACAAAGACCGTGAGCTTACTGTCGCTTCAGTAAAATATGTTATCAAGCACGGTAGAAACGCAATGGGCTCTTATGCAGGACAGTTAAAGCCTGGCGACCAGTGGAGAGTGGCGATGTACGTGATGAACGAATTTAAAGGAGGTTTAGCCACCGCATCATCTACAACCATGGGTACTACGACTTCTGTACCTGGTGCTGCCGCAGCCCTTACAGATTCTCCAGCGCCTGGTGCCGGAACTCCTACCGTTTCCACACAGGTTAATACAGGAAATGTTTCAACAAGTCCTAAAAATTAA
- a CDS encoding glutathionylspermidine synthase family protein, with protein MNRISTIPRKNWQHKLEALGFGYHSLEEAYWDETAYYTFNPTEIQELEKATAQLWQMYLEAVEHVISKNLFFKFHIPEWFRAAIIDSWEQDFPSVYGRFDLGFDGENIKLLEFNADTPTSLLEASVAQWYWLQDKFPAHDQFNSIHEKLIDYWAYLKPYLQSDAVHFASLTNMEDVTNVEYMRDCASQAGLETAYIAVQDIGWAEDIKEFIGADREIMKVIFKLYPYEWIIEEDFGRKLAGNINKTQWIEPAWKILASSKAMLPILWELYPNHPYLLESYTEARNLLNYAKKPLYSREGANVTLYKNHLPVEQNSGIYGKEGFIYQQLFNLPNFSGNYPVIGSWVIGQEAAGIGVRESTNLITNNQSRFVPHLITEH; from the coding sequence ATGAACAGAATTTCTACCATTCCGCGTAAAAACTGGCAGCACAAACTTGAGGCTTTAGGTTTCGGGTATCACTCTTTGGAGGAAGCCTACTGGGACGAAACGGCTTATTACACGTTTAACCCTACAGAAATACAGGAACTCGAAAAAGCTACAGCACAACTCTGGCAAATGTATCTGGAAGCCGTGGAACATGTTATATCAAAGAATCTTTTCTTCAAATTCCATATCCCGGAATGGTTCAGAGCCGCCATCATCGATAGTTGGGAACAGGATTTTCCTTCGGTGTACGGACGTTTCGATTTGGGTTTCGATGGTGAAAACATCAAACTGCTCGAATTCAACGCAGATACGCCTACATCATTGCTGGAGGCTTCTGTAGCTCAGTGGTACTGGCTTCAGGATAAATTTCCGGCGCACGATCAGTTCAATTCTATTCATGAAAAATTGATTGATTATTGGGCGTATTTAAAACCTTATCTTCAAAGTGATGCTGTACATTTCGCCTCGCTCACGAATATGGAGGACGTTACCAATGTAGAATATATGAGAGATTGCGCCTCGCAAGCCGGTTTAGAAACAGCCTACATCGCTGTTCAGGACATTGGCTGGGCAGAGGATATTAAAGAATTCATTGGCGCCGACAGGGAAATCATGAAAGTCATCTTCAAGCTCTACCCTTACGAATGGATTATTGAAGAGGATTTCGGGAGAAAACTTGCTGGGAACATCAATAAAACCCAATGGATTGAACCTGCATGGAAGATCTTAGCGTCTTCTAAAGCGATGCTGCCTATTCTTTGGGAACTGTACCCAAATCACCCTTACTTGCTGGAGTCTTATACGGAAGCCAGAAATTTGTTGAACTACGCCAAAAAACCGCTTTACTCGAGGGAGGGCGCTAATGTTACGCTGTATAAAAACCATTTACCCGTTGAGCAAAACTCAGGAATATATGGTAAGGAAGGATTTATTTATCAGCAACTGTTTAACTTGCCAAATTTTTCAGGTAATTATCCTGTGATCGGCAGTTGGGTTATCGGGCAGGAAGCAGCCGGCATAGGCGTTCGAGAGAGTACAAACCTAATCACCAATAATCAAAGCAGATTCGTACCACACCTTATCACCGAGCATTAA
- a CDS encoding adenine phosphoribosyltransferase, protein MKTNTDLIAKLEQTIENIPDFPKPGIQFKDITPIFLKPELYEDIITDLVDFSRGKIDAVCGIESRGYLFGIAIAVALKVPFVLIRKAGKLPPPYIGQKYELEYGSAEIEMRKGQIKPGQRILIHDDLLATGGTTEAAAKLVEKQGATVSQFSFLIGLEALQGEKRLQHFNAEVYSILNY, encoded by the coding sequence ATGAAGACGAACACTGATCTGATTGCTAAATTAGAGCAAACCATAGAAAACATCCCTGATTTCCCGAAACCCGGGATTCAGTTTAAGGATATCACCCCGATTTTCTTGAAGCCAGAACTTTATGAAGACATTATAACAGATCTTGTTGATTTCAGTCGTGGTAAGATTGATGCGGTTTGTGGCATCGAAAGCCGTGGCTACCTTTTCGGTATCGCTATAGCTGTGGCACTGAAGGTTCCTTTTGTACTCATCAGAAAAGCCGGCAAATTGCCACCACCATATATCGGACAAAAGTATGAACTCGAATACGGCTCCGCGGAAATTGAAATGCGTAAAGGGCAGATAAAACCCGGCCAGCGAATCCTGATCCATGATGACCTGCTGGCGACAGGCGGCACCACCGAAGCTGCTGCCAAATTGGTGGAAAAACAGGGCGCAACCGTTTCACAGTTTAGTTTTTTGATTGGTCTGGAAGCTCTTCAGGGTGAAAAACGTCTCCAGCATTTCAATGCAGAGGTTTATAGTATTTTAAATTATTAA
- a CDS encoding TAT-variant-translocated molybdopterin oxidoreductase, which yields MASNKIQFRSIHELKDPSLNGKLAQKEFQNEIPVDEVLGEEKSGGSSRRDFLKLLGFSTAAVTLAACEAPVIKTIPYVVKPHEIIPGVPNYYATTYFDGYDFASVLVKTREGRPIKIEPNPMAGELGKTNARAQAAVLSLYDNDKVKQPKLDGKDETFDKVDDFVLKGLSEAQANGRRIVVLSHSFPSPTFKKLFGDFKAKYPTAELVTYDAVPSTAALDAAEEVFGQRALPVYDLSATQLIVSFQADFLGEHNGTSLEGSYAAARVPGPNMLRHIQIESNMSLTGANADTRIKLKPSAVNKVLVEVYNGLNGGTTSKEAAEIVKELQAKGSNAVVFADGSKGAHVLAHLINQKLGSVAFTGKANFLKEFDARRYQEFLGWMNSGQVGVLITNNINPIHSSNKGEDFKKALARVPYVIAVADKKNEMYKAAKAVIPVANWLESWGDLAPQTGVYTLMQPTIQKIYKSRQIEESLLVWINGKNSPANNYYDYLKANAATLIGGTSFNKALYNGVLSGGNTATLSYAGGNAAQATAELSNFKASDLELVLYTKTSIGDGTQANNPWLQELPDPITRLSWDNYLTISPKDAARLGIDNELNARMQLNGSKVNLTANGVTLEGVPVFIQPGQAEGSLGLALGYGKKNSGKVAETGINAFPLFDGVNSAVSNVKIEKTGDMHEFAGMQLQNTLMGRYEIAREVSLDTFLNVKFDDEKLGWNKPLEYHTIGGAMPAGKIDLWDAFDETDGPHFNLSIDLNSCTGCGACIIACQAENNVPVVGKEEVRMSRDMYWLRIDRYYSTSVPAELDKNRDGKLSPEEAVAGGLDVPGMYGHAFDKDSGILNHPADNPDVIFQPVMCQHCNHAPCETVCPVAATSHGKQGQNQMAYNRCIGTRYCANNCPYKVRRFNWFTYNLNDKFDFNQNNDLGRMVLNPDVVVRTRGVMEKCSMCIQMTQRTILEAKKEGRKVRDGEFTTACVNACSTGAMRFGDMNDNTSEVRSLFQSDRRYTLLEEIGTKPNVFYHTKVRNRKEQNV from the coding sequence ATGGCTTCAAATAAAATACAATTCAGAAGTATTCACGAACTGAAAGATCCAAGCCTCAACGGCAAGTTGGCTCAGAAAGAATTTCAGAATGAGATTCCGGTAGATGAGGTCTTGGGCGAAGAAAAATCCGGCGGATCTTCCAGAAGGGACTTTTTAAAACTCTTAGGTTTCTCTACCGCTGCAGTAACACTTGCAGCCTGTGAAGCTCCCGTAATCAAAACAATTCCTTATGTGGTAAAACCACATGAAATCATCCCTGGCGTACCCAATTATTACGCAACAACCTATTTCGATGGGTATGATTTCGCAAGCGTACTTGTAAAAACCAGAGAAGGGCGCCCTATTAAAATAGAGCCGAACCCTATGGCTGGCGAGTTGGGTAAAACCAACGCAAGAGCGCAGGCAGCTGTACTTTCGTTATATGATAATGATAAAGTGAAGCAGCCAAAACTTGATGGTAAAGATGAGACTTTCGATAAAGTTGATGATTTCGTCCTCAAAGGATTGTCCGAAGCCCAGGCGAACGGCAGACGAATTGTGGTACTCTCACATTCTTTCCCTTCACCGACTTTCAAGAAATTATTTGGTGATTTCAAAGCAAAATATCCTACAGCGGAACTCGTAACTTACGATGCCGTTCCTTCTACAGCTGCATTGGATGCCGCAGAGGAGGTTTTCGGTCAGCGGGCATTACCTGTATATGACCTTTCCGCCACGCAACTGATAGTGTCCTTCCAGGCAGATTTCTTAGGAGAGCATAACGGTACTTCCCTTGAAGGGTCTTATGCCGCAGCCAGAGTTCCTGGGCCAAACATGTTAAGACATATTCAGATAGAGTCTAACATGTCGCTTACAGGTGCTAACGCCGATACTAGAATTAAACTCAAGCCAAGCGCTGTTAATAAAGTGCTTGTAGAAGTGTACAACGGGCTGAATGGCGGAACCACCAGCAAAGAAGCCGCAGAGATTGTAAAAGAACTTCAGGCGAAAGGCAGCAACGCTGTAGTATTCGCTGACGGCTCCAAAGGAGCACACGTATTGGCACACCTTATCAACCAAAAATTAGGTTCTGTTGCATTTACCGGGAAGGCCAACTTCCTTAAAGAATTTGATGCACGCAGATATCAAGAGTTTCTAGGATGGATGAACAGTGGACAGGTTGGGGTGCTTATTACCAATAACATCAACCCAATCCACTCCAGTAACAAAGGCGAAGATTTTAAAAAAGCCCTTGCACGCGTACCTTATGTGATTGCTGTTGCTGATAAGAAAAACGAAATGTATAAAGCTGCCAAGGCAGTGATCCCCGTAGCCAACTGGCTGGAGTCTTGGGGAGATCTGGCGCCGCAAACCGGTGTTTACACCCTGATGCAGCCAACTATTCAGAAAATCTATAAATCCAGACAGATTGAGGAATCTTTATTGGTTTGGATTAACGGTAAAAACAGTCCGGCAAATAATTATTACGATTATCTAAAGGCTAACGCTGCTACACTGATTGGTGGGACTTCTTTTAACAAAGCCCTTTATAACGGGGTACTTTCGGGCGGGAACACAGCCACGCTTTCTTATGCAGGGGGTAATGCTGCGCAGGCAACTGCCGAATTAAGCAACTTCAAAGCTTCCGATCTTGAGCTTGTACTTTATACCAAGACTTCCATCGGAGACGGTACACAGGCCAATAACCCTTGGCTTCAGGAACTTCCGGACCCAATCACACGTCTGTCATGGGATAACTATTTAACCATTTCACCAAAGGATGCTGCCAGACTTGGGATCGATAATGAGCTGAACGCCAGAATGCAGTTGAACGGTTCCAAGGTCAACCTTACAGCCAATGGCGTTACTCTTGAAGGGGTGCCGGTATTCATTCAGCCTGGGCAAGCCGAAGGCTCACTTGGGTTGGCGTTAGGGTATGGTAAAAAGAATTCCGGTAAAGTTGCAGAAACTGGTATTAATGCGTTCCCATTATTTGATGGCGTAAATTCTGCCGTAAGCAACGTGAAGATCGAGAAAACCGGCGATATGCACGAGTTTGCAGGCATGCAGCTTCAGAACACCCTGATGGGACGTTACGAAATCGCAAGAGAAGTTTCTCTGGACACCTTCCTCAATGTAAAATTTGACGACGAAAAATTAGGCTGGAACAAGCCTTTGGAATATCATACCATCGGTGGTGCGATGCCAGCAGGCAAAATCGACCTTTGGGATGCTTTTGATGAAACTGATGGGCCACACTTCAACCTATCGATCGACCTTAATTCCTGTACCGGTTGTGGCGCGTGTATCATCGCCTGCCAGGCAGAAAACAACGTGCCGGTAGTAGGTAAGGAAGAAGTAAGAATGTCGCGTGATATGTACTGGTTGCGTATCGACCGCTATTACTCTACTTCTGTACCTGCGGAACTTGATAAGAACAGAGATGGTAAGTTATCACCAGAGGAAGCTGTAGCAGGCGGACTGGATGTTCCTGGTATGTACGGGCATGCGTTCGATAAAGACAGTGGTATCCTTAATCACCCGGCAGACAACCCAGATGTGATTTTCCAGCCGGTAATGTGCCAGCACTGTAACCATGCACCTTGTGAGACTGTTTGTCCGGTAGCGGCGACATCACATGGTAAGCAGGGCCAAAACCAAATGGCATATAACAGATGTATCGGTACAAGATATTGTGCGAACAACTGTCCTTACAAAGTACGTAGATTCAACTGGTTTACTTATAACCTTAATGATAAATTCGACTTTAATCAAAACAATGATTTAGGTAGAATGGTACTGAACCCAGATGTGGTAGTAAGAACAAGAGGGGTTATGGAAAAATGTTCAATGTGTATCCAAATGACACAAAGAACCATCCTTGAAGCGAAGAAAGAAGGCAGAAAAGTACGTGACGGAGAGTTTACTACCGCTTGTGTGAATGCATGTTCTACCGGAGCTATGAGGTTTGGGGATATGAACGATAATACCTCAGAAGTAAGAAGCCTCTTCCAGTCTGACAGAAGATACACCCTGTTAGAAGAGATTGGTACGAAACCAAACGTTTTCTACCATACGAAGGTGAGAAACAGAAAAGAACAAAATGTTTAA
- a CDS encoding DUF3341 domain-containing protein, which translates to MSTTKKIYGIYADDDDLMTGVHAFNDKGIAIAEVYTPFPVHGLDKALGLKKTRISDAAFIYAVYGVTIGALVTYYTMNHDWPQNIGGKPAFSWAENMPAFVVPMFELMVFCAAHMMSLTFLIRNKMYPGCPPQNPDPRTTDDKFMIELHADNIDAVKQILIDTGVEEITVKDA; encoded by the coding sequence ATGAGCACCACTAAAAAAATATACGGTATCTATGCCGACGATGATGATTTAATGACGGGCGTTCATGCATTTAACGATAAAGGTATCGCAATTGCTGAAGTGTACACCCCATTCCCGGTGCATGGTCTTGACAAAGCACTCGGGCTGAAGAAAACCCGTATTTCTGATGCTGCCTTTATCTATGCAGTGTACGGGGTAACCATAGGTGCTTTGGTAACTTACTATACCATGAACCATGACTGGCCACAGAACATCGGTGGTAAGCCAGCGTTCAGTTGGGCAGAGAACATGCCTGCGTTTGTAGTGCCAATGTTCGAGTTAATGGTATTTTGCGCCGCACACATGATGTCGCTTACCTTCCTGATCAGAAATAAGATGTACCCGGGCTGTCCGCCACAAAATCCGGACCCGCGTACTACTGACGATAAGTTTATGATTGAGCTGCATGCAGATAACATCGATGCGGTAAAACAAATCCTTATTGATACCGGAGTTGAAGAAATAACTGTAAAAGATGCTTAA